The Methylacidimicrobium sp. B4 genome contains a region encoding:
- a CDS encoding ABC transporter permease translates to MVLWVLIQREVRSFFHSPTAYIVLFACALIHGLNFAFWLEYMTSNNIKDFTLLQATVNSFFFWFLLLIQAPVLTMRSFAEENRSGTIEMILTAPVREWELVLAKFVGAMSFFCVLWLPLALDFFGLRILWGHPLGMTGSMDLLSLLMLLLLGSLFLAIGIFASCLTRSQMVAAILSFGAIFAIFSLSFVVYLGLIGQTRDLVTYFSFLDQMDTFSRGIFDSRPLVLTLSGTALFLFLTERVLQWRRLRS, encoded by the coding sequence ATGGTGCTTTGGGTTCTGATCCAACGGGAGGTCCGGAGTTTCTTCCACTCTCCGACCGCCTACATCGTCCTCTTTGCCTGTGCGCTGATTCATGGGCTCAACTTCGCCTTTTGGCTCGAGTACATGACGAGCAACAACATCAAGGATTTCACCCTGCTGCAGGCGACGGTGAACTCCTTCTTCTTCTGGTTCCTGCTGCTGATTCAGGCCCCGGTCTTGACCATGCGGAGCTTCGCGGAGGAAAATCGGTCCGGTACGATCGAGATGATCCTGACCGCCCCCGTCCGCGAGTGGGAGCTGGTTCTCGCCAAGTTCGTCGGGGCCATGAGCTTCTTTTGCGTCCTCTGGCTTCCGCTGGCCCTCGATTTCTTCGGGTTGCGGATTCTCTGGGGGCATCCTCTGGGAATGACGGGCAGCATGGATCTGCTCTCCCTGCTCATGCTGCTGCTCCTGGGCAGCCTCTTCCTGGCGATCGGGATTTTCGCCTCGTGCTTGACGCGGAGCCAGATGGTCGCCGCGATTCTCTCCTTCGGGGCGATCTTTGCGATCTTCTCGCTCTCTTTTGTGGTCTATCTCGGCTTGATTGGCCAGACACGCGATCTGGTCACCTATTTTTCCTTCCTCGATCAGATGGACACATTCTCCCGGGGCATCTTCGATTCACGGCCTCTGGTCTTGACCCTTTCGGGCACGGCCCTCTTTCTCTTCCTCACCGAACGCGTCCTCCAGTGGCGACGGCTGCGTTCTTGA